A single region of the Sphingobium sp. TKS genome encodes:
- a CDS encoding HPr family phosphocarrier protein, with protein sequence MSEISQEVRISNRRGLHARASAKFVTLASGLPAQITVRKDSSEVTGTSIMGLMMLGAAMGDSITISATGPEAADSLGKLVTLVEDKFGEE encoded by the coding sequence ATGAGCGAAATCAGCCAGGAAGTCAGGATCAGCAACCGGCGCGGCCTGCATGCCCGCGCCAGCGCGAAATTCGTGACGCTGGCCAGCGGCCTGCCCGCCCAGATCACCGTGCGCAAGGACAGCAGCGAAGTCACCGGCACGTCCATCATGGGCCTGATGATGCTGGGCGCGGCGATGGGCGACAGTATCACCATCAGCGCCACTGGTCCGGAAGCGGCCGATTCGCTGGGCAAGCTGGTGACGCTGGTCGAGGACAAGTTCGGGGAAGAATAA
- a CDS encoding PTS sugar transporter subunit IIA — MIGLVLVTHGALATEFVVAMEHVVGPQQQIETICIGPEDDMEMRRADIADAVARVNDGSGVILLTDLFGGTPSNLAISLLKAGEIEVIAGINLPMLIRLESARKVMDVRQAVAAAREAGQKYISVASELLGSTT; from the coding sequence ATGATTGGACTGGTACTCGTCACCCACGGGGCGCTGGCGACGGAATTTGTCGTCGCGATGGAGCATGTGGTCGGTCCGCAGCAGCAGATCGAGACCATCTGCATCGGCCCTGAGGACGATATGGAGATGCGCCGCGCCGACATTGCGGATGCGGTCGCCCGCGTCAATGACGGGTCGGGCGTCATCCTGCTGACCGACCTGTTCGGCGGCACCCCGTCCAATCTGGCCATTTCGCTGCTGAAGGCGGGCGAGATCGAGGTGATCGCGGGCATCAACCTGCCCATGCTGATCCGCCTGGAAAGCGCCCGCAAGGTCATGGACGTGCGCCAGGCCGTCGCCGCCGCGCGGGAAGCGGGCCAGAAATATATCAGCGTTGCATCGGAACTGTTGGGCAGCACCACATGA
- the rapZ gene encoding RNase adapter RapZ — protein sequence MSFETPKTILLVSGLSGAGKTTALKTLEDMGWEVVDNLPLVLLGRLLDTPLPEGHNEGIDRPLALGIDARTRGFDAGAIVQRIKALRSRHGHDVETLFLDCSDAELERRFAETRRRHPLAADRPAAHGIARERELTEPLRRWANQVIDTSSLSSNGLQQEIRNRFSREGLSDPVLTIMSFGYSRGVPLSADLMFDMRFLRNPHWEDALRPKTGLDPDVAAYIMEDPAYEEAIGRIEQLLTLLLPRYAGGGKSYITVAFGCTGGRHRSVHVTERVARYLQDAGFSPTVSHRNMESAPQDALEKRGPGGPKA from the coding sequence GTGAGTTTCGAAACGCCGAAGACCATATTGCTCGTTTCCGGCCTGTCTGGCGCGGGCAAGACCACCGCGCTCAAGACGCTGGAGGATATGGGTTGGGAAGTGGTGGACAATCTGCCGCTGGTGCTGCTCGGCCGGCTGCTCGACACTCCCCTGCCCGAAGGGCATAACGAGGGGATCGACCGGCCGCTCGCGCTGGGCATCGATGCGCGTACCCGCGGCTTCGACGCTGGCGCCATCGTCCAGCGGATCAAGGCGCTGCGGTCCCGCCACGGCCATGACGTGGAGACGCTGTTCCTGGATTGTTCGGACGCGGAGCTGGAGCGCCGTTTTGCCGAGACGCGCCGCCGTCACCCGCTGGCCGCCGACCGCCCCGCCGCCCATGGCATCGCCCGCGAACGCGAACTGACCGAGCCGCTGCGCCGCTGGGCCAATCAGGTGATCGACACCAGCAGCCTGTCCAGCAATGGATTGCAGCAGGAAATCCGCAACCGCTTCTCCCGCGAGGGGCTGTCGGACCCGGTTCTGACGATCATGTCCTTCGGCTATTCGCGCGGCGTGCCGCTGAGCGCCGACCTGATGTTCGACATGCGCTTCCTGCGCAATCCGCATTGGGAGGACGCATTGCGGCCGAAAACCGGCCTCGATCCCGATGTCGCCGCCTATATCATGGAAGATCCGGCCTATGAGGAGGCGATCGGGCGCATCGAACAATTGCTGACCCTGCTGCTGCCGCGCTATGCGGGGGGCGGAAAAAGCTACATTACCGTTGCTTTCGGATGTACGGGGGGCCGTCATCGCTCCGTCCATGTGACCGAACGCGTCGCCAGATACTTGCAAGATGCGGGCTTTTCGCCCACGGTCTCGCACCGCAATATGGAATCAGCGCCCCAGGACGCCCTGGAGAAGCGCGGACCGGGAGGCCCGAAAGCGTAA
- a CDS encoding HPr kinase/phosphorylase, translating into MASTPSSETLHATSVAINGQAVLLCGPSGMGKSDLALRLIDRGAVLVSDDYTRVLEIEGRLFARAPDRIVGMMEVRGIGLIDMPHADNAPVALAVDLSDMVERMPLEPAMRPIAGIDVPVVRLAPFEASAAIKVELAVRNMGLKTMSLS; encoded by the coding sequence ATGGCGTCGACACCTTCTTCCGAAACCCTGCATGCGACCAGCGTGGCGATCAATGGCCAGGCCGTCCTGCTCTGCGGTCCCAGCGGCATGGGCAAATCCGATCTGGCGCTGCGCCTGATCGATCGCGGCGCCGTGCTCGTCAGCGACGACTATACCCGCGTGCTTGAAATCGAGGGCCGCCTGTTCGCCCGCGCGCCCGACCGGATCGTCGGCATGATGGAAGTGCGCGGGATTGGCCTCATCGACATGCCCCATGCCGACAACGCCCCTGTCGCCCTCGCCGTCGACCTTAGCGACATGGTGGAGCGCATGCCGCTGGAACCCGCGATGCGTCCGATCGCCGGTATCGACGTCCCCGTCGTCCGGCTCGCCCCGTTCGAAGCCTCCGCCGCGATCAAGGTGGAACTGGCCGTCAGGAACATGGGCCTGAAGACCATGAGCCTATCGTGA